TCCATACGATAAAACCACCCGTCAGCAGCGCGCCTGCGCCTTTACCAATCTGTCGCTGCTTGCGCCAGCAGAGCAGGGCAAATATCACGCTCACCAGCAGCATCACGCCGTAATCGCGCGAGAAGACCATCGGGTTAAACGGCCCCGGCGCGATCAGCGCCGGCAATCCCGTGACAATCGCGATATTGAAAATGTTCGAGCCGATGATATTGCCTATCGCGATATCATCTTCGCCTTTACGCGCGCCCGCAATGGCGGTGGCGAGTTCCGGCAAGCTGGTCCCGATGGCGATCACCGTCAGGCCAATTGTCAGTTCGCTCATCGCGAAGTAATTCGCCAGCACGGTCGCGTTATCCACCACCATACGCGTGGCCATTGGCATGATGATCAGCGCGACGCCCAGCCACAGCAGGGCGACGGGTAGCGTCCCCTCACGCGGCAGTTCAGCGACATGCTCGCGCGTGAGGGTGTCATTTCCTTGTTTCTCGGCGTTACGGGCAATTTTAACGCTATACAGCAGCCAAATCGCGGCCAGCGCGAGCAGGAAAATGCCGTCATCAATACTCAACA
This region of Enterobacter cancerogenus genomic DNA includes:
- a CDS encoding calcium/sodium antiporter, whose protein sequence is MLLATALLIIGLLLVVYSADRLVFAASILCRLLGVPPIVIGMTVVSVGTSLPEIIVSVSASLHGQVDLAIGTAIGSNIVNILLILGLAALLHPFRVHSDVLRRELPLMLVVSLLAGYVLHDGVLSIDDGIFLLALAAIWLLYSVKIARNAEKQGNDTLTREHVAELPREGTLPVALLWLGVALIIMPMATRMVVDNATVLANYFAMSELTIGLTVIAIGTSLPELATAIAGARKGEDDIAIGNIIGSNIFNIAIVTGLPALIAPGPFNPMVFSRDYGVMLLVSVIFALLCWRKQRQIGKGAGALLTGGFIVWMAMLYWLSPLLSG